One region of Hoeflea sp. 108 genomic DNA includes:
- a CDS encoding competence/damage-inducible protein A, which produces MADIVTAAMVVIGDEILSGRTKDKNIGHLADVMTAIGIDLKEVRIVPDEEDEIAAAVNAVRARNTYVFTTGGIGPTHDDITADSISKAFGVPCEYEPRAYAMLEANYASRGMEFSEARKRMARMPRGADLIDNPVSVAPGFRIGNVHVMAGVPSIFQAMLDNVVPTLKTGTKLLSTTVPCPYGEGTIGGPLAEIQKAHPDTIIGSYPKYLDGKFWTELVVRSRSKDAMDAAREAIEAMLADLAKAA; this is translated from the coding sequence ATGGCTGATATCGTCACCGCAGCAATGGTCGTCATCGGCGACGAGATCCTGTCGGGCCGGACCAAGGACAAGAATATCGGCCACCTTGCCGACGTGATGACGGCCATCGGCATCGACCTGAAGGAAGTGCGTATCGTTCCTGACGAAGAGGACGAGATCGCCGCCGCGGTCAATGCGGTGCGCGCGCGCAACACCTATGTCTTTACCACCGGCGGAATCGGCCCGACGCATGACGACATCACCGCCGATTCCATCTCCAAGGCCTTCGGCGTGCCCTGCGAATACGAGCCGCGCGCCTATGCCATGCTCGAAGCCAACTACGCCTCGCGCGGCATGGAATTCTCGGAGGCGCGCAAGCGCATGGCGCGCATGCCGCGCGGCGCAGACCTCATCGACAACCCGGTGTCGGTAGCGCCCGGCTTCCGCATCGGCAACGTTCATGTCATGGCAGGCGTGCCGTCGATCTTCCAGGCGATGCTCGACAATGTCGTGCCGACGCTCAAGACCGGCACCAAGCTGCTCTCGACCACTGTGCCCTGCCCCTATGGCGAAGGCACCATCGGCGGTCCGCTCGCCGAAATCCAGAAGGCCCATCCCGACACCATCATCGGCTCCTACCCGAAATATCTCGACGGCAAGTTCTGGACGGAACTCGTTGTGCGCTCGCGCTCCAAGGACGCGATGGACGCCGCGCGGGAAGCCATCGAGGCGATGCTCGCCGACCTGGCCAAGGCTGCCTGA
- the wrbA gene encoding NAD(P)H:quinone oxidoreductase type IV has translation MAKILVLYYSSWGHMEQMAKAAAEGARAGGADVTIKRVPELVPEAVAKAAYYKLDQEAPIADPLELADYDGIIIGTATRYGTMASQMKNFLDQTGPLWAKGALLDKVGSVMVSTATQHGGAELALINAQIHLQHHGMVIVPLSYAYQGQMGNDVVRGGAPYGMTTTSDGDGSRQPSAQELEGAHFQGKRVAEITVRLHGKGTNAAKEVA, from the coding sequence ATGGCTAAGATTCTTGTTCTCTACTATTCGAGCTGGGGCCACATGGAGCAGATGGCCAAGGCCGCTGCCGAGGGTGCCCGTGCTGGCGGCGCCGATGTGACCATCAAGCGCGTTCCCGAGCTGGTGCCCGAGGCCGTTGCCAAGGCCGCCTACTACAAGCTCGACCAGGAAGCGCCGATCGCCGATCCGCTTGAGCTGGCCGACTATGACGGCATCATCATCGGCACCGCCACCCGCTACGGCACGATGGCGTCGCAGATGAAGAACTTCCTCGACCAGACTGGCCCGCTCTGGGCCAAGGGTGCTCTGCTCGACAAGGTCGGCTCGGTTATGGTTTCGACCGCGACCCAGCATGGCGGCGCCGAGCTCGCCCTCATCAACGCCCAGATCCACCTGCAGCACCACGGCATGGTCATCGTGCCGCTGTCCTATGCCTACCAGGGCCAGATGGGCAATGACGTGGTCCGTGGCGGCGCGCCTTACGGCATGACCACCACTTCCGATGGCGACGGCTCGCGTCAGCCTTCGGCCCAGGAGCTGGAAGGCGCTCACTTCCAGGGCAAGCGTGTGGCCGAGATCACCGTTCGCCTGCACGGCAAGGGCACCAATGCAGCGAAGGAAGTCGCATAA
- a CDS encoding NUDIX hydrolase — protein sequence MLMKPAYHNHLFERIRRLFGAPPCRIQVAALPWHRTSSGIEVMLITSRDTGRWVLPKGWPETSERLCETAAREASEEAGLSGSVDTQEAGRYFYVKELAGGEQVACEVLVYPLEVRKVAEKWKERRQRTRKWVTPSEASRMVNEPDLCRLIATFGATHGKVAA from the coding sequence ATGCTTATGAAGCCTGCGTATCACAACCACCTTTTCGAGCGGATTCGCCGCCTGTTCGGCGCGCCGCCTTGCCGAATACAGGTTGCCGCCCTGCCCTGGCACCGAACATCGTCAGGCATAGAGGTGATGCTGATCACCAGCCGCGACACCGGGCGCTGGGTCCTGCCCAAGGGTTGGCCCGAAACATCCGAGCGCCTGTGTGAAACCGCCGCCCGCGAGGCGAGCGAAGAGGCCGGCCTGAGCGGTTCGGTCGACACTCAGGAAGCCGGCCGCTATTTCTACGTCAAGGAACTTGCCGGCGGCGAGCAGGTCGCCTGCGAGGTGCTGGTTTATCCGCTGGAAGTACGCAAGGTCGCCGAAAAATGGAAAGAGCGACGCCAGCGCACGCGCAAGTGGGTCACACCATCAGAGGCGTCGCGCATGGTCAACGAGCCGGACCTCTGTCGCCTCATCGCCACCTTCGGTGCCACCCACGGCAAGGTCGCGGCCTGA
- a CDS encoding universal stress protein produces MPFKTIVAIIQSERDVARVLDVAIPFAERHESHLIGVHAEALAMPYTTAVGFPDTEFIQANSELCKERAEKIQKAFLNRIETSGVSFEWRSFESFSGDSALSGVDSARCADLVIVSQAAPDAKDSLAADIDSLIYEAGRPVLVVPHSAPLISTFRHILIAWNGSREAARAAFDALPFIIEAEQTEILVVDPVETASQSSDAAGAEIAAAFARHGAKVSVSVQDSRGHTVDAVIHQKIVETGADLLVMGAYSHSWLREFLFGGVTRSVLQAGDVAILLSR; encoded by the coding sequence ATGCCGTTCAAGACCATTGTCGCCATCATCCAGAGCGAGCGCGATGTCGCGCGCGTGCTCGATGTGGCCATTCCCTTTGCCGAGCGTCACGAAAGCCACCTGATCGGCGTTCACGCCGAGGCGCTGGCCATGCCCTACACGACCGCTGTGGGCTTCCCCGACACCGAATTCATCCAGGCCAATTCCGAGCTCTGCAAGGAGCGGGCCGAAAAGATTCAGAAGGCCTTCCTGAACCGCATCGAAACCTCAGGCGTGTCGTTCGAATGGCGCAGCTTCGAGAGCTTCTCCGGCGACAGCGCTCTTTCAGGCGTCGACAGCGCCCGCTGCGCCGATCTGGTCATCGTTTCGCAGGCTGCCCCCGACGCCAAGGATTCGCTCGCAGCCGACATTGACTCCCTGATCTACGAGGCGGGCCGGCCGGTTCTGGTCGTGCCGCACTCGGCGCCGCTGATCTCGACTTTCCGCCACATCCTGATCGCCTGGAACGGCAGCCGCGAGGCGGCACGCGCCGCCTTCGATGCCCTTCCTTTCATCATCGAGGCCGAACAGACCGAGATCCTGGTCGTCGACCCGGTCGAAACGGCCTCTCAGAGTTCGGACGCCGCCGGCGCCGAGATCGCCGCAGCCTTTGCCCGCCACGGCGCCAAGGTATCGGTCAGCGTTCAGGATTCACGTGGGCACACAGTCGATGCGGTGATCCACCAGAAAATCGTGGAGACCGGCGCCGACCTTTTGGTGATGGGCGCCTACAGCCATTCGTGGCTGCGCGAATTCCTGTTTGGCGGCGTCACCCGCAGCGTGCTGCAGGCAGGCGACGTTGCGATCCTGCTGTCGCGGTAG
- a CDS encoding acetate/propionate family kinase, protein MALLALNAGSSSLKFGLFTQSPAGPEQLLRGVFDGIGGSPRFSAKHSSGQILADGRPVATSSTVLLLEELVEFLHPHLDGRALELVGHRIVHGGSRFVTPIRLSADVIDALDELTPIAPLHQPASLAPVRALAELQPGLAQIGCFDTAFHCSMRPPATRYALPRQFESDGVRRYGFHGLSYEHISHHLGEISPELRSRKTIVAHLGSGCSLCAMIDGKSQDTTMGFTALDGVMMATRSGSIDPGILLYLQKEKGLAVTEVEDLLYRRSGLLGVSGISGDMRALHSSNDPRATEAIDLFVFSISRAIAGLASSIEGIELLVFTGGVGEHATEIRQAICRRLQWLGVKLDPSRDGEVISHPNSKVEVRVIATNEELSIARQMSKFQY, encoded by the coding sequence ATGGCTCTCCTGGCACTGAACGCAGGATCTTCCAGCTTGAAATTCGGGCTGTTCACGCAGTCGCCCGCTGGCCCGGAGCAGTTGTTACGCGGCGTGTTCGATGGCATCGGCGGATCTCCCCGTTTTTCGGCAAAGCACTCGTCGGGCCAAATCCTCGCCGACGGCCGACCTGTTGCCACGAGCTCAACGGTGTTGTTGCTGGAGGAACTTGTCGAGTTTCTCCATCCGCACTTGGACGGCAGGGCACTGGAACTGGTCGGCCACCGCATAGTCCATGGCGGAAGCCGCTTTGTGACACCAATTCGCCTGTCGGCAGACGTGATCGACGCACTTGACGAGCTCACCCCCATCGCTCCGCTGCACCAGCCCGCGAGCCTCGCCCCCGTCAGGGCGTTGGCTGAGCTACAACCCGGCCTCGCACAGATTGGGTGTTTCGACACGGCTTTTCATTGCTCCATGCGGCCGCCCGCCACCCGCTACGCCCTTCCACGCCAGTTTGAATCAGATGGCGTGCGGCGCTATGGCTTCCACGGACTGTCGTATGAGCATATCTCCCACCACCTGGGTGAGATCTCACCTGAGCTCAGGTCGCGAAAGACGATAGTTGCCCATCTTGGCAGCGGCTGCAGTCTTTGCGCCATGATCGACGGGAAGAGCCAGGACACGACGATGGGCTTCACCGCACTGGATGGGGTGATGATGGCCACACGCTCCGGTTCGATTGATCCCGGCATCCTACTCTATCTACAAAAGGAGAAGGGGCTGGCGGTCACCGAGGTCGAGGACCTGCTATATCGTCGATCGGGCCTACTTGGCGTATCGGGCATTTCAGGTGACATGCGCGCCCTGCATTCCAGCAACGATCCGCGGGCGACCGAGGCCATCGACTTGTTCGTGTTCAGTATATCTCGGGCCATTGCGGGTCTCGCCAGTTCGATCGAAGGCATCGAGCTTCTAGTCTTCACTGGAGGGGTCGGCGAGCACGCAACTGAAATACGCCAGGCGATTTGCCGGCGACTCCAGTGGTTGGGGGTCAAACTCGATCCATCGCGCGACGGCGAGGTGATCAGCCATCCCAACAGCAAGGTGGAGGTTCGCGTGATAGCCACGAACGAGGAACTGTCCATTGCCAGACAGATGTCCAAGTTTCAGTACTGA
- a CDS encoding phosphoketolase family protein gives MQRANKSLAEIDDAFVGSEELHLLHRYWQAANYLSVGQIYLLDNPLLKEPLKPEHIKPRLLGHWGTTPGLNFIYAHLNRLIRNRDLDMIYVCGPGHGGPGMVANTYLEGTYSEIYPEIGRDTDGIRALFRQFSFPGGIPSHAAPETPGSIHEGGELGYALVHAYGAAFDNPDLVVACVIGDGEAETGTLAASWHSNKFLSPVHDGAVLPILHLNGYKIANPTVLARIDKSELHGLLTGYGHEPIFVEGEDPVEMHGKMAMALDTAFNRIEAIQTAARREGRAERPRWPMIVLRSPKGWTGPKEIDGKKTEGFWRSHQVPITDPRQNEEHLRILEEWMRSYDPGSLFDDHGRLRKKLEALAPKGIRRMGANPHANGGGLKRDLVMPDFRSFAVDVPSPGSVNGEATRTMGRMLREIVELNAEARNFRIMGPDETASNRLDPVFASTDRVWMADIKPYDEHLARDGRVMEVLSENLCQGWLEGYLLTGRHGLFSCYEAFIHIVDSMFNQHAKWLKVSRELAWRQPIASLNYLLTSHVWRQDHNGFSHQDPGFVDLVANKKADIVRVYLPPDANTLLWVTDHCLRTFDRINVIVAGKQPQQQWLNMADAIAHCQAGAGIWHWAGSEDDSGPDVVMACAGDVPTLETLAAVGLLREALPDLKIRVVNVVDLMTLQSISQHPHGLTDAAFDALFTADRPVVFAYHGYPYLIHRLTYRRNNHENIHVRGFQEEGTTTTPFDMTVLNKMDRYHLAIEAIDRVRNLGPKAAEARAYFENCLSVHWHYVRDHGEDMPEVRNWSWRG, from the coding sequence ATGCAGAGAGCCAACAAGTCACTCGCCGAAATTGACGACGCATTCGTTGGTTCCGAAGAACTCCATCTGCTTCATCGTTATTGGCAGGCGGCGAACTATCTGTCGGTTGGGCAGATTTATCTTCTGGACAACCCTCTTCTGAAGGAACCGCTGAAGCCCGAGCACATCAAGCCACGCCTGCTTGGCCACTGGGGCACCACACCCGGACTCAACTTCATCTACGCACATCTGAACCGCCTCATCAGGAACCGCGACCTCGACATGATCTATGTCTGCGGGCCAGGCCATGGCGGACCCGGAATGGTGGCCAATACATATCTTGAGGGCACTTATTCTGAGATTTACCCCGAGATCGGCCGCGACACCGACGGCATACGCGCGCTTTTCCGACAGTTTTCGTTCCCCGGCGGCATCCCCAGCCACGCTGCGCCTGAAACTCCCGGCTCCATCCACGAAGGCGGAGAGCTGGGCTATGCACTGGTTCATGCGTATGGGGCTGCCTTCGACAATCCCGATCTAGTCGTAGCCTGCGTGATAGGCGACGGCGAAGCTGAGACTGGCACGCTTGCAGCCTCATGGCACTCGAACAAGTTCTTGAGCCCCGTCCATGACGGCGCCGTCCTGCCGATCCTGCACCTCAACGGCTACAAGATCGCCAACCCGACGGTGCTTGCCCGCATCGACAAGTCCGAGTTGCATGGCCTTCTGACGGGTTACGGACACGAGCCCATCTTTGTCGAGGGTGAGGACCCTGTCGAAATGCATGGCAAGATGGCCATGGCGCTCGACACAGCATTTAACCGCATCGAGGCGATCCAGACGGCAGCAAGGCGGGAAGGTCGCGCCGAACGCCCCCGCTGGCCGATGATCGTATTGCGCAGTCCCAAGGGGTGGACTGGTCCCAAAGAGATAGACGGCAAGAAGACAGAAGGGTTCTGGCGGTCTCATCAGGTCCCGATCACTGATCCACGCCAGAACGAGGAACATCTTCGTATCCTGGAAGAATGGATGCGTAGCTATGACCCCGGCAGTCTGTTCGACGATCACGGAAGGCTTCGCAAAAAGCTTGAGGCATTGGCTCCGAAGGGGATCCGAAGGATGGGAGCCAACCCGCACGCCAACGGCGGTGGCCTTAAGCGCGACCTTGTCATGCCCGACTTCAGGTCATTTGCGGTCGATGTGCCATCACCCGGATCCGTCAACGGGGAAGCGACGCGGACAATGGGGCGGATGCTCAGGGAAATCGTCGAGCTGAACGCCGAGGCTCGGAACTTCCGCATCATGGGGCCCGACGAGACCGCTTCCAATCGGCTTGATCCAGTGTTCGCATCCACCGACCGGGTGTGGATGGCCGATATCAAGCCTTATGACGAGCACCTTGCACGCGATGGGCGTGTCATGGAGGTTTTGAGCGAGAATCTCTGCCAGGGCTGGCTGGAAGGCTATCTACTGACAGGGCGGCATGGGCTGTTCTCCTGCTACGAAGCCTTCATCCACATCGTTGACTCGATGTTCAACCAGCATGCCAAATGGCTAAAGGTTTCGCGAGAATTGGCTTGGCGACAACCGATCGCTTCGCTCAACTATCTTCTGACCTCGCACGTCTGGCGGCAGGATCACAACGGCTTCAGCCATCAGGATCCGGGCTTCGTTGACCTCGTGGCCAACAAGAAGGCGGACATAGTCCGCGTCTATTTGCCCCCCGATGCCAACACCCTGCTTTGGGTGACTGACCATTGCCTGCGCACTTTTGACCGGATCAATGTGATCGTGGCTGGAAAGCAGCCGCAGCAACAATGGCTAAACATGGCCGACGCGATCGCCCACTGCCAAGCTGGAGCAGGTATCTGGCATTGGGCCGGCTCCGAAGATGACAGCGGCCCCGATGTTGTGATGGCCTGCGCCGGCGATGTGCCCACGCTAGAGACACTTGCCGCAGTGGGCCTGCTGCGGGAAGCCCTACCAGACCTGAAGATTCGTGTCGTCAACGTCGTGGATCTCATGACGTTGCAGTCGATTAGTCAGCATCCCCACGGCCTGACAGATGCGGCTTTTGACGCATTGTTCACTGCGGACCGACCGGTAGTATTCGCCTATCACGGCTACCCTTATCTGATCCACCGGTTGACCTATCGCCGCAACAACCACGAGAACATTCACGTTCGAGGCTTCCAGGAAGAAGGTACCACCACTACACCTTTCGACATGACCGTGCTCAACAAGATGGATCGCTATCATCTTGCCATCGAAGCGATCGACCGCGTGCGCAACCTCGGGCCTAAGGCTGCAGAAGCGCGGGCCTATTTCGAGAATTGTCTCTCAGTACACTGGCATTACGTCCGAGATCATGGAGAAGACATGCCTGAGGTGCGCAACTGGTCATGGCGGGGCTGA
- a CDS encoding vitamin B12-dependent ribonucleotide reductase, which produces MRIERRFTKDGQSAYAEIEFRKAISEIKNPDGSIVFRLADIDVPVQFSQVAADILAQKYFRKAGVPARLTKVEENDVPSFLWRSVADEAELAKLPENERYGSETDARQVFDRLAGTWTYWGWKGGYFKSEADALAFRDELAYMLATQRVAPNSPQWFNTGLHWAYGIDGPGQGHFYVDPFTGKLTKSKSSYEHPQPHACFIQSVADDLVNEGGIMDLWVREARLFKYGSGTGSNFSHLRGEGEKLSGGGRSSGLMSFLKIGDRAAGAIKSGGTTRRAAKMVVVDADHPDIEAYIDWKVKEEQKVAALVTGSKIVRQHLTKIMAACVNCEGQDDDCFDPAVNTALKREIKAAKKNSVPENYIYRVIQFAKQGYTSIEFNTYDTDWDSEAYLTVSGQNSNNSVSLKDNFLRAVENDADWHLTARKDGKVLKTLKARDLWEKIGYAAWASADPGLHFNTTMNDWHTCASAGAIRASNPCSEYMFLDDTACNLASINLLPYRMQNGEIDIAAYEHTARLWTVVLEISVMMAQFPSKEIAKLSYEYRTLGLGYANIGGLLMTSGIPYDSEEGRAICGALTAIMTGVAYATSAEMASELGAFPDYERNAQNMLRVMRNHRRAAYGEAAGYEQLSVNPVPLVASDLKQQALVTHARAAWDRAIELGEKHGYRNAQATVIAPTGTIGLVMDCDTTGIEPDFALVKFKKLAGGGYFKIINRAVPEALRTLGYTESQIAEIEAYAVGHGNLNQASGINPSTLKAKGFTDEKIETLNAALKSAFDIKFVFNKWTLGEDFCRDVLGFTDAQLDDFSFEMLPALGFSKKDIEAANIHVCGAMTLEGAPFLKEEHLPVFDCANPCGKIGKRYLSVDSHILMMAAAQPFISGAISKTINMPNEATVEDCKSAYMLSWKLALKANALYRDGSKLSQPLNASLIADDADDEDDAVEALVAAPAAAKAVQVTEKIVERVIERLYREREKLPNRRKGYTQKAVVGGHKVYLRTGEFDDGRLGEIFIDMHKEGAAFRAMMNNFAISISLGLQYGVPLDEYVEAFTFTKFEPAGMVIGNDAIKNATSILDYVFRELAVSYLGRHDLAHVDQSDFDKTALGKGITEGKALPFSRGLTRGAPLKVVSGVIGNDPKGSATPASAPIKAAPTAFSGSNVRAISTGATVTALKSVSSELREEATAYKRDYEERAKELAEEITIDETTEETVTTSLFSDAAANEAAEAKKVAADRRAKSMLQGYTGNSCSECQNFTMVRNGTCEKCDTCGATSGCS; this is translated from the coding sequence ATGCGCATCGAGCGGCGTTTCACCAAGGATGGACAATCGGCCTATGCGGAGATCGAGTTCCGCAAGGCGATCTCCGAGATCAAGAATCCGGATGGATCGATCGTCTTCCGGCTCGCCGACATCGATGTGCCCGTCCAGTTCAGCCAGGTCGCGGCCGACATCCTCGCCCAGAAGTATTTCCGCAAGGCAGGCGTTCCCGCGCGTCTGACGAAGGTCGAGGAGAACGACGTTCCCTCCTTCCTGTGGCGGTCGGTTGCCGACGAGGCCGAGCTTGCCAAGCTGCCCGAAAACGAGCGCTACGGCTCCGAGACCGACGCCCGTCAGGTCTTCGACCGTCTCGCCGGCACCTGGACCTATTGGGGCTGGAAGGGCGGCTACTTCAAGAGCGAGGCCGATGCGCTGGCCTTCCGCGACGAACTCGCCTACATGCTCGCCACCCAGCGCGTGGCCCCGAACTCGCCGCAGTGGTTCAACACCGGCCTGCACTGGGCCTATGGCATCGACGGCCCTGGCCAGGGCCACTTCTATGTCGACCCCTTCACCGGCAAGCTGACCAAGTCGAAGTCGTCCTACGAACACCCGCAGCCGCATGCCTGCTTCATCCAGTCGGTCGCCGACGACCTCGTCAACGAGGGCGGCATCATGGACCTGTGGGTGCGCGAGGCGCGCCTGTTCAAATACGGCTCGGGCACCGGCTCGAACTTCTCGCATCTGCGTGGCGAAGGTGAAAAGCTTTCGGGCGGCGGCCGTTCGTCGGGCCTGATGAGCTTCCTCAAGATCGGCGACCGCGCCGCCGGCGCCATCAAGTCGGGCGGTACCACGCGCCGTGCGGCCAAGATGGTGGTGGTCGACGCCGATCACCCCGATATCGAGGCCTATATCGACTGGAAGGTGAAGGAAGAGCAGAAGGTCGCGGCTCTCGTCACCGGCTCCAAGATCGTGCGCCAGCACCTGACCAAGATCATGGCGGCCTGCGTCAACTGCGAAGGCCAGGATGACGACTGCTTCGATCCGGCCGTCAACACCGCGCTCAAGCGCGAGATCAAGGCCGCCAAGAAGAACTCGGTGCCGGAGAACTACATCTACCGCGTCATCCAGTTCGCCAAGCAGGGCTACACCTCGATCGAGTTCAACACCTACGACACCGATTGGGATTCGGAGGCCTACCTCACGGTTTCGGGCCAGAATTCCAACAATTCGGTCTCGCTCAAGGACAACTTCCTGCGCGCCGTCGAGAATGACGCCGACTGGCACCTGACCGCCCGCAAGGACGGCAAGGTCCTGAAGACGCTCAAGGCCCGCGACCTGTGGGAGAAGATCGGCTACGCCGCCTGGGCTTCGGCCGATCCGGGCCTGCACTTCAACACCACGATGAACGACTGGCACACCTGCGCCTCCGCAGGCGCCATCCGTGCGTCGAACCCGTGCTCGGAATACATGTTCCTCGACGACACGGCCTGCAACCTCGCCTCGATCAACCTGCTGCCCTACCGTATGCAGAATGGCGAGATCGACATCGCAGCCTATGAGCACACCGCCCGTCTGTGGACCGTGGTGCTCGAAATCTCGGTCATGATGGCGCAGTTCCCGTCCAAGGAAATCGCCAAGCTCTCCTACGAGTACCGCACGCTCGGCCTCGGCTATGCCAATATCGGCGGCCTGCTGATGACCTCGGGCATTCCCTATGACTCAGAAGAGGGCCGCGCCATCTGCGGCGCACTCACCGCGATCATGACCGGCGTCGCCTATGCCACCTCGGCCGAAATGGCCTCCGAGCTCGGCGCCTTCCCTGATTACGAGCGCAACGCCCAGAACATGCTGCGCGTCATGCGCAACCATCGCCGCGCCGCCTATGGCGAGGCGGCCGGCTACGAGCAGCTGTCGGTCAACCCGGTGCCGCTGGTTGCTTCCGACCTCAAGCAACAGGCTCTGGTGACGCATGCCCGCGCTGCCTGGGACCGCGCCATCGAGCTTGGCGAAAAGCATGGCTACCGCAATGCGCAGGCGACCGTGATCGCGCCCACCGGCACGATCGGCCTCGTCATGGATTGCGACACGACCGGCATCGAACCCGATTTCGCGCTGGTCAAGTTCAAGAAGCTCGCCGGCGGCGGCTACTTCAAGATCATCAACCGCGCCGTTCCCGAAGCGTTGCGCACGCTCGGCTACACCGAGAGCCAGATCGCCGAGATCGAGGCCTACGCGGTCGGCCACGGCAATCTCAACCAGGCCTCGGGCATCAACCCTTCGACGTTGAAGGCCAAGGGCTTCACCGACGAGAAGATCGAGACGCTGAACGCAGCGCTCAAGAGCGCCTTCGACATCAAGTTCGTGTTCAACAAGTGGACGCTGGGCGAAGATTTCTGCAGGGACGTTCTGGGCTTCACCGACGCACAGCTCGACGATTTCTCGTTCGAGATGCTGCCGGCCCTTGGCTTCTCCAAGAAAGACATCGAAGCCGCCAACATCCACGTCTGCGGTGCCATGACCCTCGAGGGAGCACCATTCCTGAAAGAAGAGCACCTCCCGGTGTTCGACTGCGCCAACCCGTGCGGCAAGATCGGCAAGCGTTATCTCTCGGTCGACAGCCATATCCTGATGATGGCCGCCGCCCAGCCCTTCATCTCGGGCGCCATTTCCAAGACCATCAACATGCCCAACGAGGCGACGGTCGAGGACTGCAAGAGCGCCTACATGCTCTCGTGGAAGCTGGCGCTGAAGGCCAACGCGCTGTACCGCGACGGCTCCAAGCTGTCGCAGCCGCTGAACGCCTCATTGATCGCTGACGATGCCGACGACGAGGACGATGCGGTCGAGGCACTGGTTGCCGCGCCCGCCGCAGCCAAAGCTGTGCAGGTCACCGAAAAGATCGTCGAACGCGTCATCGAGCGGCTCTACCGCGAACGGGAAAAGCTGCCGAACCGCCGCAAGGGCTACACCCAGAAGGCTGTCGTCGGCGGTCACAAGGTCTATCTCCGCACCGGCGAATTCGACGACGGCCGCTTGGGCGAGATCTTCATCGACATGCACAAGGAAGGTGCCGCCTTCCGTGCGATGATGAACAACTTCGCCATCTCGATCTCGCTCGGCCTGCAGTACGGCGTTCCGCTCGACGAATATGTCGAGGCCTTCACCTTCACCAAGTTCGAGCCGGCCGGCATGGTCATCGGCAACGATGCCATCAAGAACGCCACCTCGATCCTCGACTATGTCTTCCGCGAACTCGCCGTTTCCTATCTCGGCCGCCACGACCTCGCCCATGTCGACCAGTCGGACTTCGACAAGACGGCACTCGGCAAGGGCATCACCGAAGGCAAGGCCCTGCCCTTCTCCAGGGGCCTGACCCGCGGCGCCCCGCTCAAGGTCGTCTCCGGCGTCATCGGCAACGACCCCAAGGGTTCGGCCACGCCTGCCTCCGCCCCTATCAAGGCCGCGCCAACCGCGTTCTCGGGCTCGAACGTGCGTGCCATCTCGACCGGTGCAACGGTGACGGCGCTGAAGTCGGTATCGTCGGAGCTGCGCGAGGAAGCCACCGCCTACAAGCGCGACTACGAGGAGCGTGCCAAGGAGCTGGCCGAAGAAATCACGATCGACGAGACGACAGAGGAAACGGTCACGACCTCACTGTTTTCCGATGCCGCAGCCAACGAGGCGGCCGAGGCCAAGAAAGTGGCAGCCGATCGCCGCGCCAAGTCGATGCTGCAGGGCTACACCGGCAACTCCTGCTCGGAGTGCCAGAACTTCACCATGGTCCGCAACGGCACCTGCGAGAAGTGCGACACCTGCGGCGCCACGAGCGGGTGCAGCTGA
- the gpt gene encoding xanthine phosphoribosyltransferase — protein sequence MSLPEKAFPVSWDQFHRDARALAWRLSGVNGEWKAIVCITRGGLVPAAIISRELGIRVIESVCVASYHDYTAQGQLHVLKEITPSLLEGEGEGILIVDDLTDTGKTAAIVRAMMPKAHFATVYAKPKGRPLVDTFVTEVSQDTWIYFPWDMGFTYQKPIADDHKG from the coding sequence ATGTCCCTTCCCGAAAAAGCCTTTCCAGTCTCGTGGGATCAGTTCCACCGCGACGCCCGCGCGCTCGCCTGGCGGCTCTCCGGCGTTAATGGCGAGTGGAAGGCGATCGTCTGCATCACCCGCGGCGGCCTGGTGCCGGCAGCCATCATTTCGCGCGAACTCGGCATCCGCGTCATCGAGAGCGTGTGCGTGGCCTCCTATCACGACTACACCGCGCAGGGTCAGTTGCATGTGCTGAAGGAGATCACGCCCTCCCTGCTCGAGGGCGAAGGCGAAGGCATCCTGATCGTCGACGACCTGACCGACACAGGCAAGACTGCAGCCATCGTGCGCGCCATGATGCCCAAAGCGCATTTCGCCACCGTCTACGCCAAGCCCAAGGGCCGGCCGCTGGTCGACACCTTCGTCACCGAGGTGTCGCAGGACACCTGGATCTACTTCCCATGGGACATGGGCTTCACCTACCAGAAGCCGATCGCCGACGACCACAAGGGCTGA